One window from the genome of Candidatus Didemnitutus sp. encodes:
- a CDS encoding response regulator, translating into MIRALYAEDDPNVAGIVRSYVEHFAPDWQLEIVPNGTRCLERMAEGGLDILLLDLVLPDTDGLQILGELARRNDPTPVVMVTGHGQTELAVRALRAGAADCVDKTSPQFLQLVDIVKRVQARHAEAGSKRPATAAVAGRHNIALIEGSTALPGSIGEFLARHAPQFDLQVIATTSELNHFISIGAPAKAIIIGPTPHQNKPLEVLRQLHSHTTDLPVLIVSARSDGETAIAAFKLGAQDYILQKADYLTELVFSLNSILRHAETERQNAQLQKELATLNRSLEAQVIARTRELQALSLRLLRIQEDERRAIARELHDEIGQLLTGLKLQLEAGLKAAGDSPLRTHFTEATTTATSLLEHVRMLTQQYRPRVLDDLGLQPAIEWHLKQFTKQTGIEVDFAADLPAARLPGELETVVYRIVQESLTNVARHAQAKQAAVAITHDERQLIVEISDRGRGFDLTAALAKTDSLGLAGLRERVNLAGGRIEMHSAVGAGTRITAEFPLPVSSPS; encoded by the coding sequence ATGATCCGAGCCCTTTACGCCGAGGATGACCCCAATGTCGCCGGCATCGTGCGCAGTTACGTGGAGCACTTCGCCCCCGACTGGCAGCTCGAGATCGTGCCCAACGGCACCCGCTGCCTCGAACGCATGGCCGAGGGCGGCCTGGATATCCTGCTGCTCGACCTCGTCCTGCCCGACACCGACGGCCTGCAAATCCTCGGCGAACTCGCGCGCCGCAACGACCCCACGCCCGTCGTGATGGTCACCGGCCACGGCCAAACCGAACTCGCCGTCCGCGCGCTCCGCGCCGGCGCGGCCGACTGCGTCGACAAAACTTCCCCGCAATTTCTCCAGCTCGTCGACATCGTGAAGCGCGTGCAGGCGCGCCACGCCGAGGCCGGCAGCAAACGCCCCGCCACCGCCGCCGTCGCCGGGCGGCACAACATCGCCCTGATCGAAGGCTCCACCGCGTTGCCCGGCAGTATCGGCGAATTCCTCGCGCGGCACGCCCCGCAGTTCGACCTGCAGGTCATCGCGACCACGAGCGAGCTGAACCACTTCATCTCCATCGGCGCGCCCGCGAAGGCGATCATCATCGGACCGACGCCCCATCAGAACAAACCGCTCGAAGTCCTGCGGCAGCTGCATTCGCACACCACGGATTTGCCGGTGCTCATCGTCTCCGCCCGCAGCGACGGCGAGACCGCGATCGCCGCGTTCAAACTCGGCGCGCAGGATTACATCCTCCAGAAGGCCGACTACCTCACCGAGCTCGTCTTCTCGCTCAACAGCATCCTGCGCCACGCCGAAACGGAACGCCAAAACGCGCAGCTGCAAAAGGAGCTCGCAACCCTCAATCGCTCGCTCGAGGCGCAGGTCATCGCCCGCACGCGTGAGTTGCAGGCGCTCTCGCTCCGCCTCCTCCGCATCCAGGAAGACGAGCGCCGCGCCATCGCGCGCGAGCTCCACGACGAAATCGGCCAGCTGCTCACTGGCCTGAAACTCCAGCTCGAAGCCGGCCTGAAGGCCGCCGGCGACTCGCCGCTGCGCACGCATTTCACCGAAGCCACGACGACCGCCACCAGCCTGCTCGAACACGTCCGCATGCTCACGCAGCAATACCGGCCGCGCGTGCTCGACGATCTCGGCCTCCAGCCCGCGATCGAGTGGCACCTGAAACAATTCACGAAACAGACCGGCATCGAAGTTGACTTCGCCGCCGATCTGCCCGCCGCGCGTCTGCCCGGCGAACTCGAAACCGTCGTCTACCGCATCGTGCAGGAATCGCTCACCAACGTCGCCCGGCACGCCCAAGCGAAGCAGGCCGCCGTCGCGATCACGCACGACGAACGTCAGCTCATCGTGGAAATCTCCGACCGCGGCCGCGGCTTCGACCTCACCGCCGCGCTGGCCAAGACCGACTCGCTCGGCCTCGCCGGCCTGCGCGAGCGCGTCAACCTCGCCGGCGGCCGCATCGAAATGCACTCGGCCGTTGGCGCCGGCACGCGCATCACCGCGGAGTTCCCTCTGCCCGTTTCTTCGCCGTCATGA